In one Selenomonadales bacterium genomic region, the following are encoded:
- a CDS encoding site-specific integrase, producing IPETTKTIFTAEEIALLWENQHLEWADSVLFLLYTGFRISEMLDLQIANIDLKEQIMTGGTKTKAGKNRVVPIHSKIRAIVEKRYHSSKNGYLFENNGSKLYVQLYHPLWRSLMKKLQMKHTPHECRHTFRSRLDSAGANKVCIDKIMGHKSSDVGERVYTHKDIKELKMNIELVTS from the coding sequence CGATTCCCGAAACAACGAAAACCATTTTTACGGCTGAAGAGATTGCCCTGCTTTGGGAAAACCAGCATCTTGAATGGGCTGATTCCGTTCTGTTCCTCTTATACACAGGATTCCGCATCTCTGAAATGCTTGACCTGCAAATTGCCAATATCGATCTCAAAGAACAAATCATGACAGGAGGTACAAAAACAAAGGCCGGTAAAAATAGAGTCGTACCTATCCATTCCAAGATTCGAGCGATCGTCGAAAAAAGATACCATTCATCAAAAAACGGATACTTATTTGAAAACAACGGCTCCAAATTATACGTGCAGCTCTATCATCCACTCTGGCGCTCTCTGATGAAAAAGCTTCAGATGAAGCACACCCCTCATGAATGTCGCCATACCTTCCGTTCTCGCCTTGACTCTGCCGGCGCAAACAAAGTCTGTATTGACAAAATAATGGGGCACAAATCATCAGATGTTGGCGAGCGCGTATATACGCATAAAGATATTAAAGAATTGAAAATGAACATTGAATTAGTAACAAGTTAG